In a genomic window of Armatimonadota bacterium:
- a CDS encoding cold-shock protein produces MPVGTVKWFSPEKGYGFITPEDGGKDVFVHYTAIVGTGYRNLQEGQKVEYEVTQGQKGPQAANVRVIG; encoded by the coding sequence ATGCCAGTCGGAACGGTGAAGTGGTTCAGCCCGGAGAAGGGGTACGGATTCATCACTCCGGAGGACGGCGGCAAGGACGTGTTCGTGCACTACACCGCCATCGTGGGAACCGGGTACCGGAACCTTCAGGAAGGGCAGAAGGTCGAGTACGAGGTCACGCAGGGGCAGAAGGGGCCGCAGGCCGCGAACGTCCGCGTCATCGGTTAA
- a CDS encoding class I SAM-dependent methyltransferase, which translates to MDSPEHRFSFEKFSAHPFFRAVNAWLVEHARIPRNATVVDLGCGVGTVTEMILERLDPLAGAVVYAIDPSPSALEIARSRIRSSIVRFLRGTAERLSQLVPQADAVLFCNAIHLIQEKALVCQEILSVLRKGGVFAFNTTFFEGAYPPETIRFYTVWVLRAIRFLRRQGIELARGVKTTAMRWLTPEQYAEMLARTGFGDIRMELQTHALSEQSLLDISEFDLFIEGALPGVPLEIGSQALQKGVRQAFQELGLTEVPRTWLQVIARRA; encoded by the coding sequence ATGGACAGCCCCGAGCACCGGTTCTCCTTTGAGAAGTTCAGCGCCCACCCCTTCTTCCGCGCGGTGAACGCCTGGCTCGTGGAACACGCCCGCATCCCCCGGAACGCCACCGTGGTGGACCTGGGATGCGGGGTCGGAACCGTCACGGAGATGATCCTGGAACGGCTGGATCCACTGGCGGGCGCCGTGGTGTACGCCATCGACCCCTCCCCCTCCGCCCTGGAGATCGCCCGGTCCCGCATCCGGTCCTCCATCGTCCGCTTCCTGCGGGGCACCGCGGAGCGACTCAGTCAGCTCGTCCCTCAGGCGGACGCGGTCCTGTTCTGCAACGCCATCCACCTGATCCAGGAGAAGGCCCTGGTATGCCAGGAGATCCTCTCCGTCCTCCGCAAGGGGGGCGTGTTCGCCTTCAACACCACCTTCTTCGAGGGTGCCTATCCCCCCGAGACCATCCGCTTCTACACGGTGTGGGTCCTACGCGCCATCCGCTTCCTCCGGCGGCAGGGCATCGAGCTCGCCCGAGGGGTCAAGACCACAGCCATGCGGTGGTTAACGCCCGAGCAGTACGCGGAAATGCTGGCCCGGACGGGATTCGGGGACATCCGGATGGAGCTGCAGACGCACGCTCTCTCCGAGCAAAGCCTGCTGGACATCAGCGAATTCGATCTGTTCATCGAGGGCGCTTTACCGGGTGTCCCCCTGGAGATCGGATCCCAGGCTCTCCAGAAAGGCGTACGTCAGGCCTTCCAGGAGCTCGGCCTGACCGAGGTCCCCCGTACCTGGCTCCAGGTCATCGCTCGCCGCGCGTAG
- a CDS encoding exopolysaccharide biosynthesis protein has product MRNDARTEHLGAAGQGFVLLAMHRLVHVPPEERPLSELLEEALTAEDGRVITVREIADRIDERGFGFALILLALPTLIPVLPPGTSGAVGCLYVLLAIQMALGRERPWLPRRVLDYRLSHRAVEGLRSRGVRILRYLERFSRPRWTPIGDAALLRLCAAFILAMGVVLFLPLPFLNTLPGLAALAIGVGLLNRDGILLSVGIGIALFVLSLVGASAQALRGVLTWLLSLAR; this is encoded by the coding sequence ATGCGGAACGACGCGCGGACCGAGCACCTCGGAGCCGCGGGGCAGGGGTTCGTCCTTCTCGCCATGCATCGCCTCGTGCACGTACCGCCGGAGGAGCGGCCGCTGTCGGAGCTGCTGGAGGAGGCCCTGACCGCGGAGGACGGGCGGGTGATCACCGTACGGGAAATCGCAGACCGCATCGACGAACGGGGGTTTGGATTTGCCCTCATCCTGCTCGCGCTGCCCACCCTGATCCCCGTGCTCCCGCCGGGCACCTCCGGCGCTGTGGGCTGTCTCTACGTCCTCCTCGCCATCCAGATGGCCCTGGGCCGGGAGCGCCCTTGGCTTCCCCGCAGGGTCCTGGATTACCGGCTCAGCCACCGCGCGGTCGAGGGACTGCGGTCTCGCGGGGTTCGGATCTTGCGCTACCTGGAGCGCTTCTCCAGGCCCCGCTGGACGCCCATAGGGGACGCGGCCCTGCTGCGCCTGTGCGCGGCGTTCATCCTGGCCATGGGCGTCGTGCTCTTCCTGCCCCTGCCCTTCCTCAACACCCTCCCCGGGCTCGCGGCCCTCGCTATAGGCGTGGGACTCCTGAACCGGGATGGCATTCTCCTGTCCGTCGGCATCGGAATTGCGCTCTTCGTCCTCTCCCTGGTGGGCGCGAGCGCTCAGGCGCTGCGGGGCGTCCTCACGTGGCTCCTCTCCCTGGCCCGATGA
- the mobB gene encoding molybdopterin-guanine dinucleotide biosynthesis protein B, with translation MGEEAVALELELAFQQLLREAEPIGTERVPVAAASGRVAAETYMCPRPIPSFRRAAMDGYVVWDADVRDASPDRPARLRITGEVRMGEGPAEGPDRGEAWAIPTGGALPRRGDRVIPIEHVRRERDVLVFSGPLPRKPHVAEPGEEALPGAVLVERGEVIRPAAVGALAACGFREIAVYRRPRVALLATGDELVDPTVLPPPGRVVNSNTPTLAAELAAIGCEVYPAGIVPDASAALARAFRTAVEEGYHVVLTTGAVSVGATDRVPRTWLDLGARRIVGRVDLKPGGPFFAGRLGECWGIGLSGNPAACLAAYHLLVRPFLLRLAGHARIVRPVVLARLRNGPTREADRTRALWSRVLGEPPEVEILEGGVLPGMSRANGLVLLRAGTPRLRPGSRVPVLCLDRQEEGPQLRIPPVQPAPLVVGVVGVSGSGKTTVIEGLLRRLWSDGRTVATIKHAAHGFDPDRPASDSHRMARAGARAVLVVGPEERFLRLREEVGTPSVEQLVEELVDATGGLDLVLVEGFRHRDHPVIRVGTPKDPLDGAWLEVPSLSRLPGTRREAVLDDLATRIRAWLRGEGP, from the coding sequence GTGGGGGAGGAAGCGGTGGCCCTGGAGCTGGAACTGGCCTTCCAGCAGCTCTTGCGGGAAGCGGAGCCGATCGGAACCGAGCGCGTCCCCGTGGCCGCGGCCTCGGGACGGGTGGCGGCGGAGACTTACATGTGCCCCAGGCCCATCCCTTCCTTCCGGCGGGCGGCCATGGATGGCTACGTGGTCTGGGATGCGGACGTGCGGGACGCCTCCCCGGACCGACCCGCCCGGCTGCGGATCACGGGGGAAGTCCGCATGGGAGAGGGGCCGGCGGAAGGCCCGGACCGCGGGGAAGCCTGGGCCATCCCCACGGGAGGTGCCCTGCCGCGTCGGGGAGATCGGGTGATCCCCATCGAGCACGTGCGACGGGAGCGGGACGTGCTGGTCTTCTCCGGTCCCCTTCCCCGAAAACCCCACGTGGCGGAACCCGGAGAGGAAGCCCTCCCCGGTGCGGTGCTGGTAGAGCGGGGAGAGGTGATCCGCCCGGCCGCGGTGGGAGCCCTGGCCGCGTGCGGGTTCCGGGAGATCGCGGTATACCGGAGACCGCGGGTGGCACTGCTGGCCACAGGGGATGAGCTCGTGGATCCTACCGTGCTTCCACCTCCGGGACGGGTGGTGAACTCCAACACCCCAACCCTCGCCGCGGAGCTCGCGGCGATCGGATGCGAGGTGTACCCCGCGGGCATCGTCCCGGATGCGTCGGCGGCCCTCGCGAGGGCCTTCCGAACGGCTGTGGAGGAGGGTTACCACGTGGTCCTCACCACGGGTGCGGTTTCCGTGGGTGCCACGGACCGTGTCCCACGCACCTGGCTCGACTTGGGAGCCCGCCGGATCGTGGGACGGGTGGATCTCAAGCCCGGAGGCCCCTTCTTCGCGGGCCGGCTCGGGGAATGTTGGGGAATCGGACTCTCCGGAAACCCCGCGGCGTGCCTCGCCGCCTACCACCTCCTCGTGCGGCCTTTCCTGCTACGTCTTGCGGGTCACGCGCGGATCGTGCGGCCCGTGGTCCTGGCCCGCCTGCGGAATGGTCCCACCCGGGAAGCGGACCGGACCCGGGCGCTGTGGAGTCGGGTGCTCGGGGAGCCGCCGGAGGTGGAGATCCTGGAGGGCGGGGTCCTGCCGGGGATGAGCCGGGCGAACGGGCTCGTGCTCCTCCGGGCGGGGACCCCCCGGCTCCGGCCGGGCTCCCGGGTGCCCGTGCTCTGCCTGGACCGACAGGAGGAGGGCCCACAGTTGCGCATCCCCCCAGTCCAACCCGCCCCCCTCGTGGTGGGAGTGGTGGGGGTCTCCGGGAGCGGGAAGACCACGGTGATCGAGGGGCTGTTGCGCCGGCTGTGGTCGGACGGCAGGACGGTGGCGACCATCAAGCACGCGGCCCACGGGTTCGATCCGGACCGACCTGCAAGCGACAGCCACCGCATGGCCCGTGCGGGAGCTCGGGCGGTCCTCGTGGTGGGGCCTGAGGAGCGATTCCTCAGGCTCCGCGAGGAGGTCGGGACTCCGAGCGTGGAGCAGCTCGTGGAGGAACTGGTGGATGCCACGGGAGGCCTAGACCTCGTGCTGGTCGAGGGATTCCGCCATCGGGACCACCCCGTGATCCGGGTGGGGACGCCCAAGGATCCCCTGGATGGGGCATGGCTGGAGGTCCCTTCCCTCTCCAGGTTGCCCGGCACTCGGCGGGAGGCGGTACTGGACGATCTGGCGACCCGGATCCGCGCCTGGCTGCGGGGAGAGGGCCCGTGA
- a CDS encoding molybdenum cofactor guanylyltransferase gives MPHATGIVLAGGHSRRMGRDKATLPFGPDTLLGWVVRRVRSVCPRVLVVAREPARYPGFEVVPDRFPGLGPLAGLHAGLSVAETELGVCVACDLPFVEPALLRHLLHAAEEVDAVVPVVRGKPEPLCAVYRRTALLPAEALLRAGGGSLRDLFARLRVRFVPEPELRQADPELLSFLNLNTPEDYARALRRLRGED, from the coding sequence GTGCCGCATGCCACGGGGATCGTCCTCGCGGGAGGCCATAGCCGACGGATGGGTCGGGACAAGGCGACCCTACCCTTCGGCCCGGACACCCTGCTCGGGTGGGTGGTGCGCCGGGTTCGATCCGTGTGCCCGAGGGTCCTTGTGGTCGCGCGGGAGCCGGCCCGGTATCCGGGGTTCGAGGTGGTTCCGGATCGGTTCCCGGGACTTGGGCCCCTCGCGGGGCTGCACGCGGGCCTGTCGGTCGCGGAGACGGAGTTGGGGGTCTGTGTGGCCTGTGACCTGCCGTTCGTGGAGCCTGCCCTCCTGCGCCACCTCCTCCACGCGGCGGAGGAGGTGGACGCCGTGGTACCGGTGGTGCGGGGAAAGCCCGAGCCCCTCTGCGCGGTCTATCGTCGGACCGCGCTTCTCCCCGCGGAGGCGCTGCTGCGGGCGGGTGGAGGTTCCCTGCGGGATCTGTTTGCGCGGTTGCGCGTGCGCTTCGTCCCGGAGCCGGAGCTGCGGCAGGCGGACCCGGAGCTCCTGAGCTTCCTCAACCTGAACACCCCGGAAGATTACGCGCGGGCCCTTCGTCGGCTGCGCGGGGAGGACTAG
- the proS gene encoding proline--tRNA ligase, producing the protein MEAKEAVKEIPRKQESLSEWYTAVCLRAELADYAPVRGCMVVRPYGWAIWEAIQRWLDGEFRRTGHQTAAFPLFIPESFLKKEAEHVAGFAPQVAWVTHGGDEPLGERLAVRPTSEAIIMPMYAKWIQSYRDLPVRILQWGSVVRWEKSTRLFLRTLEFFWHEGHTAHRTAEEADEECRLILDIYRRLLEGELAIPVLVGKKPPSEKFAGAEWTYTLEALMPDGQAIQAGTSHFLGQHFARAFNVKFLDRDNTEKYVWTTSWAVTTRLIGALVLAHGDDRGLFLPPRIAPIQVVIVPIRFEETSVVLERARALAAQLRERFRVQLDDREEYTPGWKFNEWELRGVPLRIELGPREVQQEQAVLVARDGAGGKRPVPLAGIEDAVAAELEGVQRRMLERAREFLQTHTFVATSYEEAAELIRQRRGFVRVAWCLDQGCEDRLREETGGSPRVIPEESPEGACVVCGQPSRAVVYFARAY; encoded by the coding sequence ATGGAGGCGAAGGAGGCGGTCAAGGAGATCCCCCGGAAGCAGGAGAGCCTCTCGGAATGGTACACCGCGGTGTGCCTGCGGGCGGAGCTCGCGGACTACGCACCGGTACGCGGGTGCATGGTGGTCCGGCCATACGGATGGGCCATCTGGGAGGCCATCCAGCGGTGGCTGGACGGGGAGTTCCGGCGCACGGGACACCAGACCGCAGCCTTCCCCCTATTCATCCCCGAGTCCTTCCTGAAGAAAGAGGCGGAGCACGTGGCGGGGTTCGCCCCCCAGGTGGCGTGGGTCACCCACGGCGGAGACGAGCCGCTGGGCGAGCGGCTCGCGGTACGCCCCACCTCCGAGGCCATCATCATGCCCATGTACGCGAAGTGGATCCAGTCCTACCGGGATCTGCCCGTGCGCATCCTCCAGTGGGGAAGTGTGGTGCGCTGGGAGAAGTCCACGCGCCTGTTCCTGCGTACCCTGGAGTTCTTCTGGCACGAGGGACACACCGCCCACCGCACTGCGGAGGAGGCGGACGAGGAGTGCCGCCTGATTCTCGACATCTACCGGCGCCTGCTGGAGGGGGAACTGGCGATCCCGGTGCTCGTGGGCAAAAAGCCCCCCAGCGAGAAGTTCGCGGGCGCGGAGTGGACCTACACCCTGGAGGCCCTCATGCCCGATGGACAGGCCATTCAGGCCGGAACCTCCCACTTCCTCGGACAGCACTTCGCCCGCGCCTTTAACGTGAAGTTCCTAGACCGGGACAACACGGAGAAGTACGTGTGGACCACCTCCTGGGCGGTGACCACGCGCCTGATCGGGGCCCTGGTGCTGGCCCACGGGGACGACCGGGGGCTGTTCCTGCCACCCCGCATCGCGCCCATTCAGGTGGTGATCGTTCCCATCCGGTTCGAGGAGACATCCGTGGTCCTGGAGCGGGCCCGGGCTCTTGCCGCACAGCTCCGGGAGCGCTTTCGGGTGCAGCTGGACGACCGCGAGGAGTACACGCCCGGGTGGAAGTTCAACGAGTGGGAGCTCCGCGGTGTTCCCCTGCGCATCGAGCTGGGTCCCCGGGAAGTCCAGCAGGAGCAGGCGGTGCTGGTGGCCCGAGACGGTGCGGGCGGCAAGCGCCCCGTGCCGCTTGCGGGCATTGAGGATGCGGTGGCCGCGGAGCTGGAAGGTGTGCAGAGGCGGATGCTCGAGCGGGCCCGGGAGTTCCTCCAGACCCACACCTTCGTCGCCACATCCTACGAGGAGGCCGCGGAGCTCATCCGGCAGCGCCGGGGGTTCGTGCGGGTGGCGTGGTGCCTGGACCAGGGCTGCGAGGACCGGCTGCGGGAGGAAACGGGCGGATCCCCCCGGGTGATTCCGGAGGAGTCTCCGGAGGGCGCCTGCGTGGTCTGCGGCCAGCCCTCCCGGGCGGTGGTGTATTTCGCCCGGGCCTACTAG
- a CDS encoding thioredoxin family protein: MPERALIAFGILLLVAVGWSALLGIRDRRFLRAPADVVGPAVVAFTHPLCVPCRTQQLPALERLRALRGGVRIEVVDVQRQPERARRYGVWTVPATAVVDASGRIVALNHGVADEHRLLGQLARSSPLRHEPARA, from the coding sequence ATGCCGGAACGGGCATTGATCGCCTTCGGAATCCTCCTCCTGGTGGCGGTAGGGTGGTCCGCTCTCCTGGGCATCCGTGACCGGCGGTTCCTGCGCGCACCGGCAGATGTAGTCGGGCCCGCGGTGGTGGCCTTCACGCACCCCCTGTGCGTTCCGTGCCGGACCCAGCAATTGCCAGCCCTGGAACGCCTGCGTGCCCTACGGGGGGGAGTGCGCATCGAGGTGGTGGACGTCCAGCGGCAGCCGGAGCGCGCCCGGCGGTACGGGGTCTGGACCGTCCCCGCCACCGCGGTGGTGGACGCCTCCGGTCGCATCGTCGCCCTCAACCACGGGGTGGCGGACGAGCATCGCCTCCTGGGACAGCTGGCCCGGTCCTCCCCCCTCCGTCACGAGCCCGCCCGCGCGTGA
- a CDS encoding DUF4395 domain-containing protein, translating to MTVDRNALRTNQVSLLVLVVAAFLWDLPWLVLLTGLALALGALDPRIAPFQVLYHRVLKGRLVRPDVRPEDPTPHRFAQALGGGFLLAAAVGMLGGSPRVGWALAWLVAALALVNLLFGFCVGCFLYLQLARLGLLRR from the coding sequence ATGACGGTGGACCGCAACGCCCTGCGCACCAACCAGGTGAGCCTCCTGGTGCTCGTGGTGGCGGCGTTCCTGTGGGATCTGCCGTGGCTCGTGCTCCTCACGGGCCTTGCCCTCGCCCTGGGAGCCCTGGATCCCCGGATCGCCCCCTTCCAGGTCCTGTACCACCGGGTGCTGAAAGGCCGCCTGGTGCGGCCGGACGTGCGCCCGGAGGACCCGACCCCCCACCGGTTCGCCCAGGCCCTGGGCGGAGGATTCCTGCTCGCGGCCGCGGTGGGCATGCTCGGGGGATCCCCCAGGGTGGGCTGGGCGCTCGCGTGGCTCGTGGCGGCCCTGGCCCTGGTGAACCTCCTCTTCGGCTTCTGCGTGGGCTGCTTCCTCTACCTCCAGCTCGCCCGCCTGGGCCTTCTTCGGCGGTGA
- a CDS encoding sulfurtransferase, with translation MAQYAVPEVLVETQWLHEHLGDPTLRIVESNEDPDLYAQGHIPGAIHLRWKTDLQDPVRRDWISREQLERLLDERGIGNEHTIILYGDKNNWFATYTFWLLRYYGVENLKILNGGRQKWIAEGRPLTTEVPRYPPTTFRARDPDRALRAFRDEILQRLKDPGLALVDVRSPQEYHGELIAPPGYPQEGAQRPGHIPGAANIPWTQNVREDGTFKSAEELRALYEPLGITPEKDVIAYCRIGERSSLTWFVLKYLLGYPKVKNYDGAWTEWGSLVGVPIERTVRGEAQG, from the coding sequence ATGGCTCAGTACGCGGTCCCTGAGGTTCTGGTGGAGACCCAATGGCTGCACGAGCACCTGGGGGATCCCACCCTGCGGATCGTGGAATCCAACGAGGATCCTGATCTCTACGCGCAGGGGCACATCCCCGGGGCCATCCACCTCCGGTGGAAGACGGATCTCCAGGACCCCGTGCGCCGGGATTGGATCAGCCGGGAGCAACTGGAGAGGCTGCTGGACGAACGGGGCATCGGCAACGAGCACACCATTATCCTGTACGGAGACAAGAACAACTGGTTCGCCACCTACACCTTCTGGCTGCTGCGGTACTACGGGGTGGAGAACCTCAAGATCCTCAACGGCGGCCGACAGAAGTGGATCGCGGAGGGCCGCCCCCTGACCACGGAAGTCCCGCGGTACCCGCCCACCACCTTCCGGGCAAGGGATCCGGATCGCGCGCTGCGGGCCTTCCGGGATGAGATCCTCCAGCGACTGAAGGATCCAGGCCTCGCACTCGTGGATGTACGCTCCCCCCAGGAGTACCATGGGGAGCTCATCGCGCCGCCCGGCTACCCCCAGGAGGGGGCGCAGCGCCCTGGGCACATCCCGGGTGCCGCGAACATCCCCTGGACCCAGAACGTGCGGGAAGACGGGACCTTCAAGTCCGCGGAAGAGCTGCGGGCCCTTTATGAGCCGCTGGGGATTACCCCTGAGAAGGATGTGATCGCCTACTGCCGGATCGGGGAGCGTTCGAGCCTCACTTGGTTCGTGCTCAAGTACCTGCTGGGCTACCCCAAGGTGAAGAACTACGACGGGGCCTGGACGGAGTGGGGTAGCCTCGTGGGCGTTCCCATTGAGCGCACAGTCCGCGGGGAGGCCCAGGGATGA
- a CDS encoding class I SAM-dependent methyltransferase has translation MGEDRILQVIREVERAIGNGRLFPIVGPAKGELPYAFTLLAQPRLALELGTGIGYSCLHMARALPLGAKLISVDWNPQNARKALRNLQKAGLEGVVEVVVEEVGAFLRRSTSLYDMIFLDVEKSRYLPLLEDCIEKLRTGGILVADNLLWPELRGFREALRKHPRLRSAIIPIEDGISLSVKTG, from the coding sequence GTGGGTGAGGACCGGATTCTCCAGGTGATCCGGGAGGTGGAGAGGGCCATCGGCAACGGCCGGCTCTTCCCCATCGTGGGCCCCGCCAAGGGCGAGCTGCCCTACGCCTTCACCCTCCTGGCCCAGCCACGTCTTGCGCTCGAGCTGGGAACCGGCATCGGCTACTCCTGCCTCCACATGGCCCGGGCCCTGCCCCTGGGGGCGAAGCTGATCTCCGTGGACTGGAACCCTCAAAACGCCCGGAAAGCCCTCAGGAATCTCCAGAAGGCGGGGCTCGAAGGGGTGGTGGAGGTGGTGGTCGAGGAGGTCGGCGCGTTCCTCCGCCGGAGCACTTCCCTGTACGACATGATCTTCCTGGACGTGGAGAAGTCCCGATACCTGCCCCTGCTGGAAGATTGCATCGAGAAGCTGCGAACCGGCGGGATCCTGGTGGCGGATAACCTTCTCTGGCCTGAACTCCGGGGCTTCCGGGAAGCCCTTAGGAAACACCCGCGGCTCCGCTCCGCCATCATCCCCATCGAAGATGGCATCTCCCTGAGCGTGAAAACCGGTTAG
- a CDS encoding branched-chain amino acid ABC transporter permease — MDLRTSYAQDLRLVSGTAGWAALVAFLGFLAALPLFAPRYVVYVATLVGVHGIVAVGLNLLMGYTGQVSLGHAGFVAIGAYAHGLFLTRLGWGFGPALVIAAGISGFAGALVGLPALRLTGPYLAVATLGFGLAIHQVLVNWESLSGGRSGLFFPEVSVLGRSLQDERVLYWLVLLVAVLLVLGAYRLVRSYIGRAFVAIRDSELSAPTVGIHLTAYKTLAFGLSALYAGVAGALLGHVMGFLEPQLFTLFDSIYFLAMVVVGGLGSVSGGLLGAALLTLLPQALSGLGEALNVVYGLALLLVLRFDPGGLYARWLRIRRYGKSWPL; from the coding sequence GTGGATCTGCGAACCTCCTATGCCCAGGACCTGCGGCTGGTTTCGGGGACCGCAGGATGGGCCGCCCTGGTCGCCTTCCTGGGGTTTCTTGCGGCGCTTCCCCTCTTCGCGCCCCGCTACGTGGTCTATGTGGCCACCCTGGTGGGGGTGCACGGAATTGTAGCGGTTGGCCTGAACCTCTTGATGGGCTATACGGGGCAGGTTTCCCTGGGACACGCGGGATTTGTGGCCATCGGGGCTTATGCCCACGGGCTTTTCCTCACGCGGCTGGGCTGGGGATTCGGACCCGCGCTGGTGATCGCGGCGGGGATCTCGGGATTTGCGGGTGCCCTCGTGGGACTGCCGGCCCTCCGGCTCACGGGGCCGTACCTCGCGGTGGCCACCCTGGGATTCGGGCTTGCGATCCACCAGGTGTTGGTGAACTGGGAGTCCCTTTCGGGCGGGCGCTCGGGTCTGTTCTTCCCGGAAGTCTCCGTGCTGGGGAGGTCGCTTCAGGACGAACGGGTGCTGTACTGGTTGGTCCTCCTGGTGGCGGTCCTTCTGGTGCTCGGGGCCTACCGGCTGGTGCGCAGCTACATCGGCCGGGCGTTCGTAGCCATCCGGGACAGCGAGCTCTCCGCCCCCACCGTGGGAATCCACCTCACCGCGTACAAGACCCTGGCGTTCGGACTCAGCGCCCTCTACGCGGGGGTTGCGGGAGCGCTGCTGGGACACGTGATGGGCTTTCTGGAGCCCCAGCTGTTTACCCTCTTCGACTCCATCTATTTCCTGGCCATGGTGGTGGTGGGGGGGCTCGGGTCCGTCTCCGGGGGCCTGCTGGGTGCGGCCCTCCTTACCCTCCTCCCACAGGCCCTCTCGGGACTCGGGGAGGCTCTGAACGTGGTATACGGGCTTGCCCTGCTCCTGGTCCTCCGGTTCGATCCGGGGGGTCTGTACGCCCGGTGGCTGCGGATCCGGCGGTATGGAAAATCGTGGCCGCTATGA
- a CDS encoding branched-chain amino acid ABC transporter permease: MTLLTQYIVNGLSAGSLYALVALGIVLLYRSSRVLNFAHGDLASTGVFLALSALAAGWPYPLALAAGLGGSGLLAMAFYRTFLRPVRGGTQLGFVIATLAFALILSGLQVWVWGTHTRVFPFLLSENRVIRWGGVAVSERTLGTLGIGILLVAGLSVFVRRSPWGLAMRAVAQDPEAAQLLGVPVGRVLAGTWALSGVLGACAGMLLAPAVFVDPFMMLDPFLKGFAAAVLGGMESLPGAVIGGFGLGVLESLFAGYVSVRFKTTLAFGVIVAVLLIRPEGLLGRPFQRRA; encoded by the coding sequence ATGACGCTCCTGACGCAGTACATCGTCAACGGGCTCTCGGCCGGCAGTCTGTACGCCCTCGTGGCCCTTGGGATCGTGCTCCTGTACCGCTCCAGCCGCGTGCTGAACTTCGCGCACGGGGATCTTGCCTCCACGGGGGTGTTCCTGGCCCTCTCCGCTCTGGCCGCGGGATGGCCCTATCCCCTGGCCCTGGCTGCGGGTTTGGGGGGCTCCGGGCTGCTCGCCATGGCCTTTTACCGGACCTTTCTGCGGCCCGTGCGGGGAGGCACCCAGCTGGGGTTTGTGATCGCCACCCTGGCTTTTGCCCTGATCCTGAGCGGTCTGCAGGTGTGGGTATGGGGGACGCACACTCGGGTGTTCCCCTTCCTCCTCTCGGAAAACCGGGTGATACGGTGGGGTGGGGTAGCGGTGAGCGAGCGCACCCTGGGGACGTTGGGGATCGGGATCCTGTTGGTCGCTGGCCTATCGGTGTTCGTGCGGAGGTCCCCATGGGGGCTCGCCATGCGGGCGGTGGCCCAGGACCCTGAGGCCGCGCAGCTGCTGGGGGTTCCCGTAGGCCGGGTGCTCGCGGGGACGTGGGCCCTCTCCGGAGTTCTGGGGGCGTGCGCGGGCATGTTGCTCGCGCCCGCGGTCTTTGTAGACCCCTTTATGATGCTGGACCCCTTCTTAAAGGGATTTGCCGCCGCGGTCCTGGGTGGCATGGAGAGTCTGCCGGGCGCGGTGATCGGCGGCTTCGGGTTGGGCGTGCTGGAGAGCCTCTTTGCAGGCTACGTGTCGGTACGGTTCAAGACCACCCTGGCGTTCGGAGTGATCGTGGCGGTGCTCCTGATCCGGCCAGAGGGTCTGTTGGGACGCCCCTTCCAGCGCCGGGCGTGA